Proteins from a single region of Parambassis ranga unplaced genomic scaffold, fParRan2.1 scaffold_27_arrow_ctg1, whole genome shotgun sequence:
- the LOC114430717 gene encoding B2 bradykinin receptor-like yields MSANLSNQTTYQNETQCYGDIFFYLTMMEVSFLPISVLGIILNLFVLVVFCLHKKACTAPEIYLSNLAAADFLLMCCFPFDVLVLANDYMSSAICKLISTIIYMNTSCSCGFLVLVSIDRYLALVHPLSHERLRRPICAKLGCVLVWTLGFLLNVDAIVYFKAVRDPENNVTECNSVYPSRSHDVLFSVLYSTFTFFLPLCIMSFCTVNILHVLRNRVTESSNTQKMEHRATTLVLAVLLVFMICWLPGQIARVIHLLLIYTPKDECLVKLLRLIRVFSFFLGIFNNALNPILYVLVGKTFRRKMKELFQQCRT; encoded by the coding sequence ATGTCTGCCAACCTGAGCAACCAGACTACATATCAGAATGAAACACAGTGTTATGGTGACATATTTTTTTACCTCACAATGATGGAGGTGTCCTTCCTTCCCATCAGTGTGCTGGGAATCATCCTcaatctgtttgtgttggtggttttcTGCCTCCACAAGAAGGCCTGCACTGCGCCTGAGATCTACTTAAgcaacctggctgctgctgacttTCTTCTGATGTGCTGTTTCCCCTTTGACGTTCTAGTTTTAGCAAACGATTACATGAGTTCTGCCATATGCAAACTGATATCAACTATCATCTACATGAACACCTCCTGCAGCTGTGGCTTCCTTGTTCTGGTTAGCATAGATCGTTATTTGGCACTGGTGCACCCGCTGTCCCATGAAAGACTGCGCAGGCCAATTTGTGCCaaactgggatgtgttctggtGTGGACTCTGGGTTTTCTTCTGAATGTTGATGCTATCGTTTACTTTAAAGCAGTACGTGATCCTGAGAATAATGTTACTGAATGTAATAGTGTTTATCCAAGTAGAAGTCATGATGTGCTGTTTAGTGTTCTGTATTCAACATTcaccttcttcctccccctttgTATTATGTCCTTCTGCACTGTCAACATTCTTCATGTTTTGAGGAACAGGGTAACAGAGAGCTCAAACACTCAGAAAATGGAGCACAGGGCCACCACTCTGGTCCTGGCAGTCCTCCTGGTGTTCATGATCTGCTGGCTGCCAGGCCAAATCGCAAGAGTCATACATTTATTACTTATATATACCCCTAAGGATGAGTGTCTTGTTAAATTATTGCGCCTCATCAGagtcttttccttcttcttggGCATTTTCAACAATGCTCTCAACCCAATTCTCTACGTCTTAGTCGGGAAAACTTTCCGCCGAAAAATGAAGGAATTATTCCAGCAGTGCAGAACATAA